One part of the Bacillota bacterium genome encodes these proteins:
- a CDS encoding GNAT family N-acetyltransferase, which produces MTIRTMRKQDFDYLVTVVDEWWGRPVRHLLHPVFLYQFGDTAFVAENKGAVVGFLVGFAGQRDPEEAYVHMVAVAPASRHAGVGRALYESFIEVVAERGCRRIKAITTPGNRESVAFHTRMGFVMVTEDAVYVDDVPAVRDYAGPGQHRVVFVKTFVSGLYASSSS; this is translated from the coding sequence ATGACGATACGAACCATGCGCAAACAGGACTTCGACTACCTCGTGACGGTCGTTGACGAGTGGTGGGGACGGCCCGTGCGTCACCTCCTGCACCCCGTGTTTCTGTATCAGTTCGGCGATACGGCTTTCGTCGCCGAGAACAAGGGTGCGGTGGTGGGCTTTCTCGTGGGGTTCGCCGGACAGCGGGATCCCGAGGAGGCCTACGTCCACATGGTGGCAGTGGCGCCCGCTTCACGGCACGCCGGGGTGGGCCGGGCGCTCTACGAGAGCTTCATCGAGGTGGTGGCCGAACGGGGGTGTCGCCGGATCAAGGCCATCACGACGCCTGGTAACCGGGAGTCGGTCGCGTTTCACACGCGGATGGGGTTCGTCATGGTCACGGAAGATGCTGTGTACGTCGACGACGTGCCCGCGGTCAGGGATTACGCGGGCCCGGGCCAGCATCGCGTCGTGTTCGTCAAAACCTTCGTGAGCGGTCTCTACGCCTCGTCCAGCTCGTGA